One genomic region from Sphingobacterium multivorum encodes:
- a CDS encoding glycoside hydrolase family 130 protein → MHKPVQVERKDIYFKPDKKRVLARFFFLGDDRTIKIIRRILSLNESERKEVFGQVLRSYTKRHRSIAHIFERNFDRVSHLLEKIPFSKEKLSHIDKLLIGSYFTMEYSIESAALFNPSIIEHPDQTELFKGEKRVILSFRATGEGHVSSIVFRSGTLDVDNNIHIDYIGNLLDKPMQVKNHRYHKESFLKKMNELHADPTEVKSKLEEKLTETFTYEELKRYIDEVRRESEENLENVTFLQQALWLASSHYEMTFSLDTSISERVIFPLADTEKRGIEDARFVQFKTEKNESIYYATYTAYDGFSILPKLLTTKDFYHFKVKPIYGEIANKGAALFPRKINGRYAMLCRIDGENNYIAYSNNINIWQETAIRIQEPEYPYEFVQIGNCGSPIETQYGWLILTHAVGPMREYVLGASLLDLDNPHIEIGRLHSPLMTPNDEEREGYVPNVIYSCGALVHNEHLILPYAMSDYESTYATIKLEDLLLAILNPDRYH, encoded by the coding sequence ATGCATAAACCAGTACAAGTTGAACGAAAGGATATTTACTTTAAACCGGATAAGAAAAGAGTTCTCGCACGTTTTTTTTTCCTTGGCGATGACCGTACAATAAAAATTATCAGGCGCATTTTATCCCTTAACGAGTCGGAACGGAAAGAAGTCTTTGGACAGGTCTTACGAAGCTATACGAAAAGACATCGTAGCATTGCCCATATCTTTGAACGAAATTTTGACCGGGTAAGCCATCTTTTGGAGAAGATTCCATTTTCAAAAGAAAAGCTCAGTCATATTGACAAGTTGCTGATCGGCTCTTACTTCACCATGGAATATTCCATTGAATCGGCTGCGTTGTTTAATCCATCCATTATCGAACATCCGGACCAGACCGAATTATTCAAAGGTGAAAAACGGGTTATTTTAAGCTTCAGAGCCACCGGAGAAGGTCATGTCTCTTCGATCGTTTTTCGTTCGGGCACCTTGGACGTCGACAATAATATCCATATCGATTATATCGGTAATCTGCTAGATAAACCCATGCAGGTAAAAAATCACCGGTATCACAAGGAGTCGTTCTTGAAGAAGATGAATGAGCTGCATGCTGACCCCACCGAAGTCAAGTCCAAACTGGAAGAGAAGCTAACGGAGACATTTACCTATGAGGAACTCAAGCGGTACATCGATGAAGTGCGGCGGGAGAGTGAAGAGAATCTTGAAAATGTTACATTTTTACAACAGGCACTATGGCTTGCATCCTCGCATTATGAAATGACTTTTTCATTGGACACATCCATTTCGGAACGCGTGATATTTCCGCTCGCCGACACAGAAAAAAGAGGAATTGAAGACGCCCGTTTTGTCCAGTTCAAAACTGAGAAGAATGAGAGCATCTATTATGCTACCTACACAGCCTACGACGGATTTAGTATCCTTCCTAAACTGCTCACCACAAAAGATTTTTATCATTTTAAGGTGAAACCCATCTATGGTGAAATTGCCAATAAAGGTGCGGCACTATTTCCAAGAAAAATAAATGGACGCTACGCCATGCTCTGTCGCATTGACGGTGAAAACAATTACATTGCTTACTCCAACAATATCAACATATGGCAGGAAACGGCAATCCGCATTCAAGAACCTGAATATCCCTACGAATTTGTCCAGATCGGCAATTGCGGCTCACCGATTGAAACTCAATATGGCTGGCTGATCCTGACCCATGCCGTGGGCCCGATGCGTGAGTATGTGTTGGGGGCCTCCCTTCTGGACCTGGACAACCCCCATATTGAAATTGGACGCCTACATAGTCCGTTGATGACCCCAAACGATGAAGAACGGGAAGGCTATGTACCAAACGTCATTTATTCCTGCGGTGCTCTGGTCCACAATGAACACCTTATTTTACCGTATGCAATGTCTGATTATGAGTCGACTTATGCCACCATCAAGCTTGAAGACTTATTGCTGGCTATCTTGAATCCTGATCGCTATCATTAA
- a CDS encoding glycosyltransferase family 4 protein, with amino-acid sequence MNSCSCDKQFSFEKHLDNGHTYATAFVVAVFKIIISMKIAYISTYLPKECGIATFTSDLLHAVALHNQELTQHVFAVADRDYDYPSEVVFKIDQYDQLSYIEAANYINEHGYDCVILEHEYGIFGGNSGIYILSLINALHIPLLVNFHTILEKPNVDEKAILIEIVKRASIVIVMSNYAVTLLKSIYRVNTTKVRLIHHGVPEFTLEHELAKLKKGLSGKKVLLTFGFLGRNKGIEMVIESLPEVVKDEPDLLYLVVGKTHPNVLAHSGEEYREYLGSLVEAYQLQEHVQFVNSFVSQADLVEYLCACDVYVTPYVNEAQITSGTLSYAIGAGAAVVSTPYWHAKELLADGRGVLVEFKNSAKMAEVLRNLFSNLDYRTTLRDNAKAFGKEITWKNIGLRYTRILDKIIPTYDGLKENAGFSKDEMPKFSWKHIDRLTNQVGILQHATYSLPNYKEGYCLDDNARALLLALLAQDDFADKKLDRRISTYLSYIYYHQREDGLFHNFMDFQHNFLDEVGSEDSFGRTIWALGVLLRKTKLTSYYQLGHELFFRAVPNFGQLRSNRAIAYTVLGIAEYLHHQSNDEVMIELMRTLIGKLVREYEASSDEHWQWFESVLAYDNAILPYAFLTAYPFLNDETIKQLGLTTLKFLESITIQNGALSLVGNQEWAKQGKHVSKFGQQPLDVTAMVFMYREAFRLTNKKVYFTRMIASFRWFLGENDLRLGLYDEETKGCCDGLESYGINRNQGAESTLCFYLAYIVVSRAFNDSDQDSR; translated from the coding sequence ATGAATTCATGCAGTTGTGACAAACAATTTTCGTTCGAAAAGCATTTAGATAATGGACACACGTATGCTACTGCCTTCGTCGTAGCTGTATTCAAAATTATTATTTCAATGAAGATCGCTTATATAAGTACTTACTTGCCCAAAGAATGTGGCATCGCCACTTTTACATCGGATTTGTTGCATGCTGTTGCGCTGCATAATCAGGAATTAACACAGCATGTTTTTGCTGTCGCTGATCGGGACTATGATTATCCCAGTGAAGTTGTCTTTAAAATAGACCAGTATGATCAATTGTCCTATATTGAAGCGGCCAACTATATTAATGAACATGGCTATGACTGTGTGATATTGGAGCACGAATATGGCATCTTCGGTGGTAATAGTGGGATATATATCTTATCGTTGATTAACGCATTGCATATTCCATTGTTAGTTAATTTTCATACCATTCTTGAGAAGCCGAATGTCGATGAAAAGGCTATTCTCATTGAAATTGTAAAAAGAGCTTCGATTGTAATCGTCATGAGTAATTATGCGGTTACTTTACTCAAATCCATTTATAGGGTCAATACCACAAAAGTTAGACTGATACACCATGGTGTGCCCGAGTTTACCTTGGAACATGAACTTGCAAAGCTTAAAAAAGGTCTTTCTGGCAAGAAAGTGTTATTGACATTTGGTTTCCTGGGGCGCAACAAGGGCATCGAAATGGTGATTGAATCCCTACCTGAAGTCGTTAAAGATGAACCAGATCTTTTGTACCTCGTCGTTGGCAAAACACACCCTAATGTGTTGGCGCATTCGGGAGAGGAGTATCGGGAGTATCTAGGCAGTCTCGTGGAAGCTTATCAGTTGCAGGAGCACGTACAATTTGTTAATTCCTTTGTAAGCCAGGCCGATCTGGTGGAGTATTTATGTGCCTGTGATGTTTACGTCACCCCTTATGTTAATGAGGCGCAGATTACCAGTGGAACGTTATCTTACGCTATTGGCGCCGGAGCTGCGGTGGTGTCTACGCCTTACTGGCACGCCAAGGAACTGCTGGCTGACGGCAGAGGAGTATTGGTCGAATTTAAAAATTCAGCCAAGATGGCCGAAGTGCTTAGAAATCTGTTTTCAAATTTGGATTACCGCACCACTTTGCGCGACAATGCAAAGGCCTTTGGAAAAGAGATCACCTGGAAAAACATCGGCCTTCGGTATACGCGGATTTTAGATAAAATCATTCCGACTTACGATGGTCTTAAAGAAAACGCTGGATTTAGTAAAGATGAGATGCCCAAATTCAGCTGGAAGCATATTGATAGACTGACTAATCAAGTCGGTATCTTACAGCATGCAACCTATTCCTTGCCCAATTATAAAGAAGGCTACTGTCTCGACGATAATGCGAGGGCACTTTTACTTGCTTTATTAGCCCAGGATGATTTTGCTGATAAGAAATTAGACCGTCGTATTTCCACCTACCTGAGTTATATTTATTATCATCAGCGCGAGGACGGTCTTTTTCATAATTTTATGGATTTCCAGCATAACTTCTTGGATGAAGTCGGTTCGGAGGATTCCTTTGGACGAACGATATGGGCCCTGGGGGTGCTTCTTCGTAAAACTAAATTAACGAGTTATTATCAATTGGGGCACGAGTTATTTTTTAGAGCTGTGCCGAATTTCGGTCAGTTGCGCTCCAATCGGGCGATAGCGTATACTGTGTTGGGAATTGCGGAATATTTGCATCATCAATCCAATGACGAGGTCATGATAGAGCTGATGCGGACGCTTATTGGCAAACTCGTGCGGGAATACGAAGCGAGTTCAGATGAACACTGGCAATGGTTTGAATCCGTATTGGCGTATGATAATGCAATATTACCTTATGCGTTTTTGACAGCTTATCCTTTTTTAAATGATGAGACAATAAAACAATTGGGGCTAACGACATTAAAGTTTCTCGAAAGCATTACGATCCAAAATGGTGCGCTTTCGTTGGTGGGAAACCAGGAATGGGCCAAGCAGGGCAAGCATGTCAGTAAGTTTGGCCAGCAGCCGCTCGATGTCACAGCCATGGTATTTATGTATCGCGAAGCTTTTCGACTGACGAATAAAAAGGTTTATTTTACCCGAATGATAGCCTCATTCCGTTGGTTTTTGGGCGAGAATGATCTTAGGCTCGGACTCTACGATGAGGAAACCAAAGGTTGCTGTGATGGACTGGAGTCTTATGGCATCAATAGAAACCAAGGGGCTGAAAGCACCCTCTGTTTCTATTTGGCTTATATTGTGGTTTCTCGTGCCTTTAATGATAGCGATCAGGATTCAAGATAG
- a CDS encoding sugar O-acetyltransferase: protein MKSPKEKMIAGLPYIDSDGQLFKDRQYAKEELKRFNDSEPKQIKFRKQIIQKLFKATGNRFFLEPPFRCDYGYHITIGENFYSNYNCTILDGAPVTIGENVLFGPNVSLFTAGHPLHFEARNQGWEFALPIVIEDNVWIGGHVVVNPGVRIGKNSVIGSGSVVTKDIPADVVAAGNPCRIIRNITAADRIIYAENQ from the coding sequence ATGAAATCACCAAAAGAGAAAATGATTGCCGGCCTTCCCTACATCGATTCGGATGGGCAATTATTTAAGGATAGGCAATACGCCAAAGAAGAGCTCAAGCGATTTAACGATTCGGAACCCAAACAAATCAAATTTAGAAAGCAGATCATCCAGAAACTGTTTAAAGCAACTGGAAATCGATTTTTTCTTGAACCGCCCTTCCGTTGTGATTACGGTTATCATATTACCATCGGTGAAAACTTTTACAGCAATTATAATTGTACAATTTTAGATGGCGCACCGGTTACCATCGGTGAAAATGTGTTATTTGGTCCGAATGTAAGCCTCTTTACAGCTGGTCATCCACTCCATTTTGAAGCAAGAAATCAAGGTTGGGAGTTTGCTTTACCTATTGTTATCGAAGATAATGTATGGATTGGTGGGCATGTTGTGGTCAACCCCGGCGTGCGAATCGGGAAAAATTCAGTCATTGGTTCGGGATCGGTCGTCACAAAAGATATTCCGGCAGACGTCGTCGCTGCAGGTAATCCCTGCCGGATAATACGTAACATTACAGCTGCAGATCGGATCATTTACGCTGAAAATCAGTAA
- a CDS encoding GNAT family N-acetyltransferase, translating into MDLYIEQVFAARTWKLRKDVFSPGGKLGEVMLEGDFEATHFAAYDGNEVVGVLSLISSGDNYSIHFLAVAPQVRLKGVGTALLQYARLFIDTFGGKMLQAEVPFAQQHFWESNGFVPLKQKEELMITYSLPLTNDLMPDNEP; encoded by the coding sequence ATGGATTTGTACATTGAACAAGTTTTTGCTGCCCGAACATGGAAACTGCGAAAAGATGTTTTCTCTCCCGGGGGCAAGCTCGGAGAAGTGATGTTGGAGGGCGACTTTGAAGCGACGCATTTTGCGGCCTACGACGGAAATGAAGTTGTTGGCGTACTCAGCCTAATTTCTTCAGGGGATAACTATTCAATTCATTTTCTGGCTGTCGCCCCACAGGTTAGATTGAAGGGGGTAGGGACCGCGTTATTGCAATATGCGCGACTATTTATCGATACGTTCGGTGGTAAAATGCTCCAAGCCGAAGTGCCCTTTGCACAGCAGCATTTTTGGGAAAGTAATGGTTTTGTTCCCTTAAAACAAAAGGAGGAGCTCATGATCACGTATTCATTGCCGCTAACCAATGATCTCATGCCCGACAATGAGCCATGA
- a CDS encoding NAD(P)H-hydrate dehydratase, which yields MKILSAQQMNNLDIETLRDQKISSLDLMERAATVVFEEIKKLYPRLECSTFYIFCGKGNNGGDGLVLARLLDQQQAEVKVYLIDVKEYSPDNLFNQKRLPNSMIQKISPEDRIDIPSQVIVLDCLFGYGLKTVLTAAWNGIISSINGCGARIYSVDMPSGLLADETTAADAPIIRADLVFTFQSPKQALLLPENQWYVKDFKVLDIELSQRAIEAAKSNLFYVDQALVRSFYRTRRKFDHKGTFGHTLIIGGSKGKMGAVQLALKAALRAGCGLASAYVPASGNPILQSTVPEAMVITDPEQDFISQFPTVASYQSIGIGIGMGTAQYTIDALKVFVSGIDDTPLVLDADALNILAREPELWSFVPAHSILTPHPKELSRILGTWQDDFEKIEKVKVFARKYQFYVLIKGANSAMVMPDGLVYFNSTGNVGMATGGSGDILTGIITSLLGQGYSSKEALIMGVYIHGHAADIAVKTIGTYSLLPSDTINHLSDALIALEQDDNGFVH from the coding sequence ATGAAGATACTTTCCGCTCAGCAGATGAATAACCTTGATATCGAAACCCTAAGAGATCAGAAAATCAGCAGCCTTGATCTCATGGAACGTGCGGCAACAGTCGTTTTCGAGGAGATAAAAAAACTTTATCCCCGATTGGAGTGCAGTACCTTTTACATTTTTTGCGGCAAAGGAAACAATGGCGGTGACGGTTTGGTGCTCGCCCGCTTGTTGGATCAGCAGCAGGCCGAAGTCAAGGTCTATTTGATTGATGTGAAAGAGTACTCGCCAGACAACCTTTTCAATCAGAAGCGTTTACCCAATTCCATGATCCAAAAGATCAGTCCTGAAGATCGGATTGATATCCCTTCCCAGGTGATCGTATTGGACTGCTTGTTTGGTTATGGGCTAAAGACAGTACTAACAGCTGCTTGGAACGGTATTATTTCCAGTATAAATGGATGTGGTGCAAGGATCTATTCCGTGGATATGCCTTCTGGACTTTTGGCGGACGAAACGACTGCTGCAGATGCTCCCATTATTCGGGCAGATTTGGTTTTTACCTTTCAGTCACCCAAACAGGCCTTGCTGCTGCCCGAAAACCAATGGTATGTAAAAGACTTTAAGGTGTTGGATATCGAGCTAAGTCAGCGGGCAATTGAAGCGGCTAAAAGCAATCTTTTTTATGTCGACCAGGCACTTGTGAGGTCCTTTTACCGAACGCGAAGGAAATTTGATCATAAGGGAACATTTGGTCATACCCTGATTATTGGCGGAAGTAAAGGTAAAATGGGGGCCGTACAGCTTGCACTAAAGGCGGCCCTTCGCGCCGGATGCGGCTTAGCGTCTGCTTATGTACCCGCCTCTGGCAATCCCATCTTACAGAGCACTGTGCCCGAAGCGATGGTGATAACAGATCCCGAGCAAGATTTTATTAGCCAATTCCCTACCGTCGCCAGCTATCAGTCTATCGGTATTGGGATTGGTATGGGAACAGCGCAATATACAATTGATGCCCTAAAGGTATTCGTTTCTGGTATCGATGATACTCCTTTGGTATTGGATGCTGATGCGTTGAACATTCTTGCCCGCGAACCGGAGTTGTGGTCTTTCGTTCCGGCCCACAGTATATTGACTCCTCATCCAAAAGAACTTAGCCGGATATTGGGAACATGGCAGGATGATTTTGAAAAGATCGAGAAAGTGAAAGTCTTTGCACGTAAATATCAGTTTTACGTGTTAATAAAAGGGGCTAACAGTGCTATGGTGATGCCTGATGGACTCGTGTACTTCAATAGTACAGGCAACGTGGGCATGGCGACAGGAGGCAGTGGCGATATACTGACAGGGATTATTACCTCCCTGCTTGGACAGGGGTATTCTTCCAAAGAGGCCTTAATTATGGGGGTATATATTCATGGGCACGCGGCAGATATTGCGGTAAAGACGATCGGCACCTATTCCTTGTTGCCTTCGGATACCATTAATCATCTTTCCGACGCTTTGATCGCATTAGAACAGGACGATAATGGATTTGTACATTGA
- a CDS encoding glycosyltransferase: MSEKQIFQTSSKKRWYAFSWMSSALVIGLVIGVICVVYTLGKIQIPPFPTINTNTALTEKSTARLKKSKQFKEFTIVKSELEKIRHDRELKHLKHIGTKNRINMGFYVSSWSNEVREQSLSDLRRNIGHLDMVAMESFFTVPTQDTVVDKADTAALKVIHQYKRKAIAQISNFSGNDFDGQTVKAILLHPDKQQRFIDDILLKVKRNGFSGINIDFENLQLDDHKPLNDFMAHIYTVFHTEGLLVTQDISPENDDYDPVSLQKYNDYIILMAYDQHSIESNAGAISHQAWVEKNLDELCNKIDADKVILALACYGYDWPKDRVGKTLTYDNAVILAHNYNARITFDPQSSNLNFSYTDGAGMHHDVYFTDAATYFNLIRKADDWGLAGIALWRLGSEDARLWSFISRSLNQENLKKEPFDFRKISQIKVGGIQYIGDGEILDLVNSPAPGEVKFTYDPSTLMIQDQVYVKTPSNYVIKRFGERDKTVVLTFDDGPDPTYTPQVLDILKKERVPGAFFLVGVMAEKNMDLVRREYQEGHEIGNHTFFHPDMSTIGPNRVKFELNATRKIIECITGHSTILFRAPFNADAEPQTVAEILPVAQSRKENYINIGEYIDPNDWLPGRTPDEIYNEVIKQRDNGNIILLHDAGGNREATIAALPRIIHYFKSQGYKFATIGDLMGKKRDELMPPVENASDSGFSGSSNRLFLGTLFYGNIFLNLVFSIAIVLAIFRTAMIAYLAVRQKQKSKKDQSQLVLDSRERVSVIIPAYNEEITVLATIKSLLNLDYPNYELIFVDDGSKDKTFEMVSKVYGDHPMVRIFTKPNGGKASALNYGIQQSDAPFVLCIDADTQLKTDALKQLMKYFNTAQVAAVAGSVKVGNVHNILTHWQAIEYVTSQNMDRRAFDLLNMISVVPGAIGAFRRSVILEVGGFTTDTLAEDCDLTMRILKAGYTVRNSSEAIAYTEAPDTVRMLFKQRFRWSFGVLQSFWKNKQTLLNPKYGYFGMVGMPNILIFQIILPLFAPLADIFMLFSLVSGLFSLSEVNGISWTGIAGLFSLHNGFGQVMFYYLLFVFVDIFFAGIAFKMEGEKLRNLIYLFPQRFFWRQLMYFVLFKSVRKAIKGELNTWGTLKRTGGVKQATTVE; encoded by the coding sequence ATGTCAGAAAAACAGATTTTTCAGACGTCAAGCAAAAAGCGCTGGTACGCTTTTTCATGGATGAGCAGTGCATTGGTGATCGGTTTGGTCATTGGGGTAATTTGTGTGGTGTATACATTGGGAAAGATTCAGATTCCTCCTTTTCCAACAATTAATACCAACACAGCGTTGACCGAAAAGTCCACCGCCAGATTAAAAAAATCCAAACAATTTAAGGAGTTTACCATTGTAAAATCCGAATTGGAGAAGATCAGGCATGATCGCGAGCTCAAGCATTTAAAACATATTGGAACCAAAAATAGGATCAATATGGGCTTTTATGTCAGTTCTTGGTCCAATGAAGTCCGCGAGCAATCGCTGTCCGATTTACGCCGAAATATCGGTCATCTGGATATGGTTGCCATGGAGTCCTTTTTTACGGTACCCACCCAGGATACCGTGGTTGATAAAGCGGATACTGCAGCGCTTAAGGTGATCCATCAATATAAGCGTAAAGCAATTGCGCAGATTTCCAATTTCAGTGGTAACGATTTTGATGGGCAGACGGTGAAAGCCATCTTGCTTCATCCGGATAAACAGCAGCGCTTCATAGACGACATCCTGCTCAAAGTCAAACGAAATGGCTTTTCCGGAATAAATATCGACTTTGAGAATTTACAGTTGGATGACCACAAGCCATTAAACGATTTTATGGCGCATATCTATACGGTATTTCACACCGAGGGCCTGCTTGTTACGCAGGATATTTCACCTGAAAATGATGATTATGATCCAGTTTCGTTACAAAAATATAACGACTATATTATTTTGATGGCTTATGACCAGCATTCGATTGAAAGTAATGCCGGCGCCATTTCACATCAGGCATGGGTTGAAAAGAACCTGGATGAACTTTGCAATAAGATCGATGCAGACAAAGTGATTTTGGCTTTGGCATGTTATGGATATGACTGGCCGAAAGATCGGGTCGGCAAGACGTTGACCTATGATAACGCCGTTATTTTGGCGCATAATTACAATGCCAGAATTACTTTTGATCCCCAATCTTCCAATCTCAACTTCAGCTATACAGATGGTGCGGGGATGCACCATGATGTCTATTTCACCGATGCCGCAACTTATTTCAATCTCATCCGCAAAGCCGATGACTGGGGACTTGCAGGCATTGCTCTTTGGCGTTTGGGAAGTGAAGACGCTCGTTTATGGTCGTTTATTTCCAGATCATTGAATCAAGAAAATTTGAAAAAAGAACCCTTTGACTTTCGGAAAATAAGTCAGATCAAGGTGGGAGGCATTCAATATATTGGCGATGGAGAAATTTTGGATTTGGTCAATAGCCCGGCTCCTGGGGAAGTTAAATTTACTTACGATCCATCGACGCTGATGATTCAGGACCAGGTGTATGTAAAAACACCGAGTAATTACGTTATTAAGCGCTTTGGAGAAAGAGACAAGACGGTGGTGCTCACATTCGATGATGGGCCTGATCCTACTTATACGCCACAAGTATTGGACATCTTAAAAAAAGAACGTGTTCCGGGAGCTTTCTTTCTTGTGGGTGTGATGGCTGAGAAAAATATGGATCTGGTCCGTCGCGAATACCAGGAGGGACATGAAATCGGTAACCATACTTTTTTTCACCCCGATATGTCCACAATAGGGCCAAATCGTGTTAAGTTCGAGTTGAACGCCACCCGAAAGATCATTGAGTGTATAACCGGTCATAGTACCATCCTTTTTCGGGCTCCTTTTAATGCCGATGCCGAACCGCAGACGGTGGCCGAAATCCTACCCGTGGCTCAGAGCCGTAAAGAGAACTACATCAATATCGGCGAGTACATTGATCCCAATGATTGGTTACCTGGCCGTACGCCGGATGAAATCTATAATGAAGTCATCAAACAACGCGATAATGGCAACATTATCCTATTACATGATGCCGGAGGCAACCGAGAAGCGACCATAGCCGCCTTGCCTCGTATTATTCATTATTTTAAATCTCAGGGATATAAATTTGCGACGATTGGTGATCTAATGGGCAAAAAACGTGATGAACTGATGCCGCCCGTCGAAAATGCTTCCGATTCGGGATTTAGTGGATCTTCCAACCGCTTGTTCTTGGGAACATTGTTTTATGGGAACATCTTTCTTAACCTGGTATTTTCCATTGCCATTGTATTGGCAATTTTTAGAACAGCAATGATTGCTTATCTGGCAGTCCGGCAAAAACAAAAAAGTAAAAAAGATCAATCTCAATTGGTTTTGGATTCCCGGGAGAGGGTCAGTGTGATTATTCCTGCCTATAATGAGGAAATAACCGTGTTGGCAACTATAAAAAGCCTGTTGAATTTGGATTACCCCAATTATGAATTGATTTTTGTTGATGATGGATCGAAGGACAAGACTTTTGAAATGGTCAGTAAGGTGTATGGTGATCATCCCATGGTAAGGATATTTACAAAACCAAATGGCGGAAAAGCCTCGGCGCTTAACTATGGTATCCAACAATCTGATGCACCGTTTGTGCTCTGTATTGATGCCGACACACAGCTGAAGACAGATGCTTTAAAGCAATTGATGAAATATTTCAATACAGCCCAGGTTGCAGCTGTTGCAGGAAGTGTTAAGGTGGGCAATGTACACAATATATTGACCCATTGGCAAGCAATCGAGTATGTCACTTCACAAAATATGGATCGGCGAGCTTTCGATCTGCTCAATATGATTTCAGTTGTCCCCGGGGCAATCGGCGCCTTTCGGCGGTCTGTTATTCTGGAAGTTGGCGGATTTACAACAGATACACTGGCCGAAGATTGTGACTTAACGATGCGTATATTAAAAGCCGGTTATACCGTTCGGAATTCGTCAGAAGCGATCGCATATACCGAAGCACCAGATACAGTCAGAATGCTCTTTAAGCAACGTTTCCGCTGGAGTTTTGGTGTGTTGCAAAGTTTTTGGAAAAATAAACAGACCTTATTGAATCCCAAATATGGCTATTTTGGTATGGTCGGAATGCCCAATATTCTAATATTTCAGATCATACTCCCCTTATTTGCGCCTTTGGCTGATATATTTATGTTATTTTCCCTAGTGAGTGGTCTCTTCTCTCTCAGTGAGGTGAATGGTATCAGCTGGACGGGAATTGCTGGACTGTTTTCACTGCATAACGGTTTTGGTCAAGTGATGTTTTATTATTTACTTTTTGTATTTGTGGATATATTCTTCGCGGGTATTGCTTTTAAAATGGAAGGCGAGAAACTCAGAAATTTAATTTATTTGTTTCCGCAACGATTTTTCTGGCGGCAACTGATGTATTTCGTTTTATTCAAGTCTGTCAGAAAGGCCATTAAAGGTGAATTAAATACCTGGGGAACTTTAAAACGGACTGGAGGGGTAAAGCAGGCAACAACAGTTGAATAG
- a CDS encoding DUF4846 domain-containing protein yields the protein MRSLYVLLPLLSCRVFSGCGQPNVAASKSQVLESVTPEVARTDGNQFINAAGMTVKSRILLPEGFKRANYRTEEFGNFLENLPLYPIDREVHYYNGKIKPRNNIYNSVVKLDIGKRDLHQCADAVMRLRADYLYQQKRYKDIKFNFLSDGKPRTFTNYAKGDYAYPTYWKYLEYIFAYANTASLHDELPRVKTTQEVKIGDTFIQKGSPIGHAIIVVDLAKDSTGKTILLLAQSYMPAQEIQILNNWNNSKLSPWYDIDQDIIKTPEWTFYPKNLKTWE from the coding sequence ATGCGATCACTATATGTCCTCCTTCCCCTCCTTTCTTGTCGGGTCTTTAGCGGCTGCGGACAGCCAAATGTTGCTGCATCAAAATCCCAAGTGCTCGAGTCTGTCACTCCGGAAGTAGCGCGAACTGACGGCAACCAGTTTATTAACGCCGCTGGGATGACGGTCAAATCACGCATTTTATTGCCGGAAGGCTTTAAAAGGGCAAACTATCGGACTGAAGAATTTGGAAATTTCCTTGAAAATCTTCCATTGTACCCCATCGACAGGGAGGTACATTATTACAATGGAAAAATTAAACCTAGAAATAACATCTACAACAGTGTGGTAAAGCTGGACATCGGAAAGCGCGATTTACACCAATGCGCGGATGCTGTCATGCGGCTCAGGGCAGATTACTTATACCAACAAAAGCGGTACAAGGATATCAAATTTAACTTCCTTTCAGACGGTAAACCCCGTACATTTACAAACTACGCAAAAGGAGATTACGCCTACCCAACCTATTGGAAATATTTGGAATATATTTTTGCCTATGCAAATACGGCTTCACTACATGATGAGCTGCCCCGTGTAAAAACGACTCAAGAAGTTAAGATTGGAGATACTTTTATCCAAAAAGGATCTCCTATTGGCCATGCAATCATTGTAGTTGATCTGGCCAAGGACAGCACTGGAAAAACAATTTTACTACTCGCACAAAGCTACATGCCAGCCCAAGAAATACAAATTTTAAACAATTGGAACAACAGCAAGCTTAGTCCTTGGTACGATATTGACCAAGATATTATAAAAACCCCTGAATGGACATTTTATCCTAAAAACCTTAAAACCTGGGAGTAG